Proteins found in one Pseudomonas sp. P8_241 genomic segment:
- a CDS encoding acyl-CoA dehydrogenase family protein encodes MEFAFTEEHLMIRDSAERFLAQVSDTHAVRAAMNRPDAHDPEVWRRIGQELYWPALMVPERFGGMGLGFVELAILLEQSGRYLLGSPLFATACLATPALLLGHNEAVQTYWLGAIAGGETRATLAFASVPGLEACSVQAVAAPRPGGWTLDGQYAQVIDGASADLLIVAARAPGTQGQQGISLFVLPGDTPGVIRTPLATLDQTRRLARIELHQVQVSEAQLLCGPEQGWTVLRDTLLIAAIGLAAEQTGGAQQALDLTLAYIAERRQFKRTIASFQAIKHRCADMMLQVECARSAAYYAACVAQERLDPNGDVAVTEELEQAAATAKIHASEAFFHCAAESIQLHGGVGFTWEYDPHLYFKRARAGEQLLGNPALHRERLAAHLLGEQA; translated from the coding sequence ATGGAGTTCGCTTTTACCGAAGAACACCTGATGATTCGCGACAGTGCCGAGCGCTTTCTCGCCCAGGTCAGTGACACACATGCCGTGCGCGCTGCCATGAATCGCCCTGACGCGCATGACCCCGAGGTCTGGCGGCGAATCGGCCAGGAGTTGTACTGGCCGGCGCTGATGGTGCCCGAGCGTTTTGGTGGTATGGGCCTGGGGTTTGTCGAGCTGGCGATCCTGCTGGAACAAAGTGGCCGCTACCTGCTCGGTTCGCCGCTTTTCGCTACCGCGTGCCTGGCCACCCCAGCGCTGTTGCTGGGACACAACGAGGCCGTGCAGACGTATTGGCTGGGGGCGATTGCCGGCGGCGAAACCCGCGCCACCCTGGCCTTCGCCAGTGTTCCGGGACTGGAGGCTTGCAGCGTGCAAGCCGTGGCCGCGCCACGCCCGGGAGGCTGGACCCTTGACGGCCAGTACGCACAAGTCATCGATGGCGCCTCGGCCGACCTGCTGATCGTCGCCGCCCGCGCCCCCGGTACTCAGGGCCAACAGGGCATCAGCCTGTTCGTCTTGCCGGGCGATACGCCGGGCGTGATCCGCACCCCCCTGGCCACCCTCGACCAGACCCGCCGCCTGGCACGCATCGAACTGCATCAGGTGCAGGTCAGCGAGGCGCAGCTGCTTTGCGGCCCCGAACAAGGCTGGACAGTGCTGCGCGACACCTTGTTGATCGCCGCCATCGGCCTTGCCGCCGAGCAGACCGGCGGCGCACAACAGGCCCTGGACCTGACCCTGGCGTACATCGCCGAACGCCGGCAATTCAAACGCACCATTGCCAGCTTCCAGGCGATCAAGCACCGCTGCGCCGACATGATGCTGCAAGTCGAATGCGCCCGGTCGGCGGCCTACTATGCCGCTTGCGTGGCCCAGGAACGCCTCGACCCGAATGGCGATGTGGCGGTGACCGAGGAGCTTGAGCAGGCCGCCGCCACCGCGAAGATCCATGCCAGCGAGGCGTTTTTCCACTGCGCCGCCGAGTCGATCCAGCTGCACGGCGGCGTCGGCTTCACCTGGGAATACGACCCACACCTGTACTTCAAACGTGCCCGCGCCGGCGAGCAGCTGTTGGGCAACCCGGCATTGCACCGCGAGCGTCTGGCCGCGCATCTTTTGGGAGAACAAGCATGA
- a CDS encoding 3-oxoacyl-ACP reductase family protein, with product MKLLNKVAFVTGAAQGMGQAIVRGFVAEGAKVVAVDLNQAALAESLADLGDKVLALSCNVGDSASVADAMGQTEQHFGGLDILVNNAGVGGLDSFLETPDESWARVIGVNMGGTFLCCREGAKLMVKGGRKGAIINLSSTAALTGEGPSHYCASKAGVMGLTRSIARELAASGIRVNTLVPGPTNTPMMAGIPDEYMEALLKNVPLGRMCETDEIARVAVFLASEDASFMTGQNVAVNGGMAFI from the coding sequence ATGAAGTTACTCAACAAAGTGGCCTTTGTGACCGGTGCGGCACAGGGCATGGGCCAGGCCATCGTGCGTGGTTTTGTCGCCGAAGGCGCCAAAGTGGTAGCTGTCGACCTCAACCAGGCGGCACTGGCCGAGAGCCTGGCAGACTTGGGCGACAAGGTCCTGGCCCTGTCCTGCAACGTCGGTGACAGCGCCTCCGTAGCCGATGCGATGGGGCAGACCGAGCAGCACTTCGGCGGCCTCGACATCCTGGTCAACAACGCCGGCGTGGGCGGACTGGACAGCTTCCTCGAAACCCCGGACGAGAGCTGGGCGCGGGTGATCGGCGTGAATATGGGTGGCACCTTTCTGTGCTGTCGTGAGGGCGCAAAACTGATGGTCAAGGGGGGCCGCAAGGGCGCGATCATCAACCTCTCCAGCACCGCTGCGCTGACCGGTGAAGGTCCAAGCCACTATTGCGCTTCGAAAGCCGGGGTGATGGGCCTGACCCGTTCGATCGCCCGTGAGCTGGCGGCCAGCGGCATCCGCGTCAACACCCTGGTGCCGGGGCCGACCAACACGCCGATGATGGCCGGCATCCCTGACGAATACATGGAAGCGCTGCTCAAGAATGTGCCGCTGGGGCGCATGTGCGAGACCGACGAAATCGCCCGGGTCGCGGTGTTCCTGGCCAGCGAAGACGCCAGTTTCATGACCGGGCAGAACGTTGCCGTCAACGGCGGCATGGCCTTTATCTGA
- a CDS encoding CoA transferase subunit A, whose product MNKQLTAADAVAQLRDGMTIGFGGWGPRRKPMAIVREILRSPVKDLTVVAYGGPEVGMLCAAGKVKKLVFGFATLDAIPLEPYYRKAREAGELELMELDEGMFQWGLRAAGMRLPFLPTRCGLATDVTRLNPEIKTIQSPYADGEVLLAMPALNLDVAFLHANVADRLGNCLMTGPDPYFDHLFARAAKQCFVSCERLEERLELTADQARFNTFERYLVTGVVHAPLGAHPTLCAPDYGWDLKHLKTYVASSQADNGWQDYVQTYVAGGEQAYQAQNGGAESMGVLPLPVF is encoded by the coding sequence ATGAACAAACAACTGACAGCGGCCGATGCGGTCGCTCAACTGCGCGATGGCATGACCATCGGTTTCGGCGGCTGGGGTCCGCGGCGCAAGCCGATGGCCATCGTGCGCGAGATCCTGCGCTCACCGGTCAAGGACCTGACCGTGGTCGCCTACGGCGGCCCTGAAGTCGGCATGCTTTGCGCCGCCGGCAAGGTCAAGAAGCTGGTGTTCGGTTTCGCCACCCTTGATGCCATTCCGCTGGAACCCTACTACCGCAAGGCCCGCGAAGCCGGCGAACTGGAGCTGATGGAGCTCGACGAAGGCATGTTCCAGTGGGGCCTGCGCGCCGCCGGCATGCGCTTGCCGTTCCTGCCGACCCGTTGTGGCCTGGCCACTGATGTGACGCGGCTCAATCCTGAAATCAAGACCATCCAGTCGCCCTATGCCGATGGAGAGGTGCTGCTGGCGATGCCGGCCCTCAACCTCGACGTGGCGTTCCTGCATGCCAACGTCGCCGACCGCCTGGGCAATTGCCTGATGACCGGGCCGGACCCTTATTTCGATCACCTGTTCGCTCGCGCCGCCAAGCAGTGCTTTGTCTCCTGCGAACGTCTTGAAGAGCGCCTGGAACTGACTGCCGATCAGGCCCGCTTCAATACCTTTGAACGCTATCTGGTGACCGGTGTGGTGCACGCCCCCCTCGGTGCGCATCCGACACTCTGCGCTCCCGACTACGGCTGGGACCTCAAGCACCTGAAAACCTATGTCGCCAGCAGCCAGGCGGACAACGGCTGGCAGGACTATGTGCAGACCTACGTCGCCGGTGGCGAGCAGGCCTATCAGGCACAGAACGGCGGTGCCGAATCCATGGGCGTCTTGCCCCTTCCCGTGTTCTGA
- a CDS encoding ketoacid CoA transferase: protein MSATCDFTLAELMIVAASEAWRGNGELIASGLGVIPRLGASLAKLTHSPELLMTDSEAFLVEEPIPLGPRGDYVPRYSGYMSFERVFECVWGGRRHAMIGPTQIDRWGQTNLSCVGDYQKPRTAILGVRGLPGNSINHLNSFFVPSHNTRVFVSGEVDMVSGVGFKAERWPEGARRDLMDIHCVVSDLCVMDFNGPERAVQVRSLHPGVSFERVQENTGFPLLKSAQLHETVHPTPEQLALIRRLDPHDYRATAIKGNPPGIRTV, encoded by the coding sequence ATGTCTGCAACCTGTGATTTCACCCTCGCTGAACTGATGATCGTCGCGGCCTCCGAGGCCTGGCGCGGCAATGGCGAGCTGATCGCCTCAGGTCTGGGCGTGATCCCGCGCCTGGGCGCCAGCCTGGCCAAACTGACCCACAGCCCGGAACTGCTGATGACCGACAGCGAGGCGTTCCTGGTCGAAGAACCGATCCCGCTGGGCCCGCGTGGCGACTATGTGCCGCGTTACTCGGGTTACATGTCCTTTGAGCGGGTCTTCGAGTGCGTCTGGGGCGGTCGCCGTCACGCGATGATCGGCCCGACCCAGATCGACCGCTGGGGCCAGACCAACTTGTCCTGCGTGGGCGACTATCAAAAGCCCAGGACCGCGATCCTTGGCGTGCGCGGCTTGCCCGGCAACAGCATCAACCACCTCAACTCGTTCTTTGTGCCCAGCCACAACACCCGCGTGTTCGTCAGCGGCGAAGTGGACATGGTGTCCGGTGTCGGCTTCAAGGCCGAGCGCTGGCCCGAGGGCGCACGTCGTGACTTGATGGACATCCATTGCGTGGTCAGCGACCTGTGCGTCATGGATTTCAATGGCCCTGAGCGTGCGGTGCAGGTGCGTTCGTTGCACCCCGGCGTGAGTTTCGAGCGGGTCCAGGAAAACACCGGTTTCCCGTTGCTCAAGTCCGCACAGTTGCACGAAACCGTGCACCCCACCCCTGAGCAGTTGGCCCTGATCCGCCGACTCGACCCCCATGATTACCGAGCCACCGCGATCAAGGGCAACCCGCCCGGCATCCGTACGGTCTGA
- a CDS encoding nuclear transport factor 2 family protein translates to MESAALLERIDRLESLDAIRQLAGKYALALDMRDMDAMANCFAPDVRVGRDKSGRAHLKAWLDETMRKQFHGTSHHLGQHIIEFSDADHATGVVYSKNEHETGPEWVIMQMLYWDDYERIDGRWCFRRRLPCYWYATDLNKPPIGGLKMRWPGREPYAGSFHELFPSWDAFWAQRPDKDALPQIAEPAPLEGFLKNLRRGADDPKIRVR, encoded by the coding sequence CTGGAATCCGCCGCGCTGCTTGAGCGTATCGACCGCCTGGAGTCGCTGGACGCGATCCGCCAACTGGCGGGCAAGTACGCCCTGGCGCTGGACATGCGTGACATGGATGCCATGGCCAACTGCTTCGCCCCGGACGTGCGCGTGGGCCGCGACAAGAGCGGTCGCGCGCACCTCAAGGCGTGGCTGGACGAAACCATGCGCAAGCAGTTCCATGGCACGTCTCATCACCTGGGCCAGCACATCATCGAGTTCAGCGATGCCGATCACGCCACCGGCGTGGTCTATTCCAAGAACGAACATGAGACCGGGCCGGAGTGGGTGATCATGCAGATGCTGTACTGGGACGACTACGAGCGGATCGACGGGCGCTGGTGTTTCCGTCGCCGCTTGCCGTGCTACTGGTACGCGACTGACCTGAACAAACCTCCGATCGGCGGCCTGAAAATGCGCTGGCCGGGGCGCGAGCCGTACGCTGGCAGCTTCCATGAGCTGTTTCCGTCGTGGGATGCGTTCTGGGCGCAGCGTCCGGACAAGGACGCCTTGCCGCAGATTGCCGAACCGGCGCCGTTGGAAGGCTTCCTCAAAAATCTGCGCCGTGGGGCGGATGATCCGAAGATTCGCGTGCGTTGA
- a CDS encoding VOC family protein: MIDIRGLSYFVSQIENLSHWQRYAEDVLGMQVQSAPGGGLYVKMDERPFRMLIVEGSEARYLASGWELANEPAFRAALEHLSAAGIEWQPGSAAEIDQRGVQALVKVTDPSGNCHELSWGHRSDCLPFVSPQGVPRFITGDMGLGHTVLPAPNFDATLAFAKDVLGFKLSDIFNFRPDPSAPPIRIHFLHCQNARHHSLALAEYPVPSGCVHVMVEVDSMTEVGRAHDRLHAHDVTLSATLGQHLNDRMTSFYMKTPSGFDLEYGFGGLQVDWAEHSAFEFTRVSIWGHDFSVGQQ; this comes from the coding sequence ATGATCGACATTCGCGGTTTGAGCTATTTCGTCTCGCAGATCGAAAACCTCAGCCATTGGCAGCGTTACGCCGAAGACGTGCTGGGCATGCAGGTACAGTCAGCGCCGGGCGGTGGCTTGTACGTGAAAATGGACGAGCGTCCGTTTCGCATGCTGATCGTCGAAGGCAGCGAGGCGCGCTATCTGGCGTCCGGTTGGGAGCTGGCCAACGAGCCGGCATTCCGGGCCGCACTCGAGCACCTGAGCGCGGCCGGCATCGAATGGCAGCCGGGCTCTGCCGCCGAGATCGACCAGCGCGGCGTACAGGCGCTGGTCAAGGTCACCGATCCCTCCGGCAACTGCCATGAACTGAGCTGGGGCCACCGCTCCGACTGTCTGCCGTTTGTTTCGCCTCAAGGCGTGCCGCGTTTCATCACTGGCGACATGGGGCTGGGCCACACGGTGCTGCCGGCACCGAATTTCGACGCCACTCTGGCTTTCGCCAAGGATGTGCTGGGCTTCAAGCTGTCGGACATTTTCAACTTCCGCCCCGACCCGTCGGCGCCGCCTATCCGCATTCACTTCCTGCATTGCCAGAACGCCCGCCACCACAGTCTGGCCCTGGCCGAGTACCCGGTGCCGTCAGGTTGCGTGCACGTGATGGTGGAGGTCGATTCGATGACCGAAGTCGGTCGTGCCCATGACCGTTTGCACGCCCATGACGTGACCCTCTCGGCCACCCTCGGACAGCACCTGAACGATCGCATGACCAGTTTCTACATGAAGACGCCGTCCGGTTTCGATCTGGAATACGGCTTTGGCGGATTGCAGGTCGACTGGGCCGAGCACTCGGCATTCGAATTCACTCGCGTGAGCATTTGGGGGCACGACTTTTCGGTCGGCCAACAGTAA
- a CDS encoding acyl-CoA dehydrogenase family protein, which produces MKIGFSRADEAFREEVARWMAEHLSGAFAPLRFRGGPGDEHSFPEERKAWERELAAGGWIGVGWSKEHGGRGLSISQQVIFHEEYARAGGPGRMGHIGEGLVGPTLAAFGTPSQQQRLLPGILDGSQFWCQGYSEPGAGSDLANVQTRAKLDATGEHWLISGQKVWTSLAHEADWCFVLARTEPGSQGHHGLSFLLVPMAQDSIRVQPIQQLTGTSEFNEVFFDQTVTHADNLIGQPGDGWKIAMALLGFERGVSTLGQQMQFHNELDEIIRIARANGAARDPLLRQRIAQAWAGLKVLRYNSLRMLSGPQDGNLGREAMIYKLAWSTWHSDLGKLAMDVLGDAGEILDAAPYQLSRLQSLFLFTRSDTIYGGSNEIQRNVIAERALGMPREPRVSA; this is translated from the coding sequence ATGAAAATCGGTTTCAGTCGTGCCGACGAAGCGTTCCGCGAAGAGGTCGCCCGGTGGATGGCCGAGCACCTGAGCGGCGCGTTCGCGCCCTTGCGCTTTCGCGGGGGACCGGGGGATGAACACAGCTTTCCCGAAGAACGCAAAGCCTGGGAACGCGAGTTGGCGGCCGGTGGCTGGATCGGTGTCGGCTGGTCGAAAGAACACGGCGGACGCGGACTGTCGATCAGCCAGCAGGTCATCTTCCACGAGGAATATGCCCGTGCCGGTGGCCCCGGACGCATGGGCCATATCGGCGAAGGCCTGGTCGGCCCGACCCTCGCCGCCTTCGGTACCCCGTCCCAGCAGCAGCGCCTGTTGCCCGGCATTCTCGATGGCAGCCAGTTCTGGTGCCAGGGCTACTCGGAACCGGGCGCGGGTTCCGACCTTGCCAATGTACAGACTCGGGCGAAACTCGATGCCACGGGCGAGCACTGGCTGATCAGCGGGCAAAAGGTCTGGACCTCCCTGGCCCACGAGGCCGACTGGTGTTTCGTACTGGCGCGCACCGAACCTGGCAGCCAAGGGCATCACGGTTTGTCGTTCCTGCTGGTGCCGATGGCCCAGGACAGCATCCGCGTGCAACCGATCCAGCAACTGACCGGCACCAGTGAATTCAACGAAGTGTTCTTCGACCAGACCGTCACCCATGCTGACAACCTGATCGGCCAACCGGGTGATGGCTGGAAGATCGCCATGGCGCTGCTGGGTTTTGAGCGTGGCGTATCGACGCTGGGCCAGCAGATGCAGTTCCACAACGAACTCGACGAAATCATCCGTATCGCCCGCGCCAACGGTGCTGCCCGCGATCCATTGCTGCGCCAGCGCATCGCCCAGGCCTGGGCCGGTCTCAAGGTATTGCGCTACAACTCGCTGCGTATGCTTTCAGGTCCGCAAGACGGCAACCTGGGGCGTGAAGCGATGATCTACAAACTGGCCTGGTCCACCTGGCACAGCGACCTGGGAAAACTGGCCATGGACGTGCTGGGCGATGCCGGGGAAATCCTCGACGCCGCGCCCTACCAGCTCAGCCGCCTGCAGTCGCTGTTTCTGTTCACCCGCTCGGATACCATTTACGGTGGCAGTAACGAGATTCAGCGCAATGTGATTGCCGAGCGGGCCCTGGGTATGCCCCGAGAGCCGCGGGTGAGCGCATGA
- a CDS encoding SDR family NAD(P)-dependent oxidoreductase: MSKRLQGKIAFVTGAGSGIGEATALRFAEEGATVVLCGRRIEPLQGVQEKIRAQGGRAEIAVADVSDEQAYVGALQATAQRHGRLDILVNNAMAYTWGGIDTMTTADWHANFATTVDGTFWGTRTAMQLMKAQGGGSIVNIASICGLFGTAWMAGYSAAKAAVINFSRAAASEGAPNNIRCNVIIPGVVDTPATAGMLGDAKTRSNTEKVIPMKRVGLPVELANAILFLASDEASYVTGASLAVDGGRGSDLYTVLD, from the coding sequence ATGAGCAAGCGTTTACAAGGAAAAATCGCCTTCGTCACCGGCGCCGGTTCCGGCATCGGCGAAGCCACTGCACTGCGCTTCGCCGAAGAAGGTGCAACGGTGGTGTTGTGCGGGCGTCGCATCGAGCCGTTGCAAGGCGTGCAGGAAAAAATCCGTGCCCAGGGCGGGCGGGCCGAGATCGCCGTGGCCGATGTCAGCGACGAACAGGCCTACGTCGGTGCGCTGCAAGCCACCGCGCAACGCCACGGTCGCCTGGACATTCTGGTCAACAACGCGATGGCCTACACCTGGGGCGGCATCGACACGATGACCACCGCCGACTGGCACGCCAACTTCGCCACCACCGTCGACGGCACTTTCTGGGGCACCCGCACCGCGATGCAGTTGATGAAAGCGCAGGGCGGTGGTTCGATCGTCAACATCGCGTCGATCTGCGGCCTGTTCGGCACGGCGTGGATGGCCGGCTACTCGGCGGCCAAGGCGGCTGTGATCAACTTCAGCCGGGCGGCGGCCAGCGAAGGTGCACCGAACAATATTCGTTGCAACGTGATCATCCCAGGCGTGGTCGACACCCCGGCCACTGCCGGCATGCTCGGCGACGCCAAGACTCGCAGCAACACTGAAAAAGTCATCCCGATGAAACGGGTCGGCCTGCCGGTTGAGTTGGCCAACGCCATCCTGTTCCTGGCCAGCGATGAGGCTTCGTATGTCACCGGCGCCAGCCTGGCGGTGGACGGCGGACGCGGTTCGGACCTGTATACGGTGCTCGACTGA